One bacterium DNA segment encodes these proteins:
- a CDS encoding outer membrane lipoprotein carrier protein LolA yields the protein MIKNRLWIVSSIFIIVLFISTGFACADQKTEELISKIQAQAKTINSYSSDLTMNMQIMGQRIIYTGKLSFKKPNKSRMEMSGKIGHVDIKQIIISNGKTAWTYHPNMKMARKIDLGKLVAETGDETKQRNGDPSNPFQSLKRNSITYIRTEKIDDKNVYLFQGTPEISGIEDLALVPEKVEIGIYADNGMISKMVMLDKEDKEMMSQYYSNIQLNVKIPDSEFEFTPPEGIQVMDMTDPTIKSMKETGEETPEK from the coding sequence ATGATAAAAAACAGATTATGGATAGTAAGTAGCATATTCATTATTGTTTTGTTTATAAGCACAGGTTTTGCTTGCGCTGACCAGAAAACCGAAGAGTTAATATCTAAAATCCAAGCCCAGGCAAAAACTATCAACAGCTACTCATCCGACTTGACTATGAATATGCAAATTATGGGACAAAGGATAATTTATACTGGAAAACTTTCTTTCAAGAAACCGAATAAAAGCAGAATGGAAATGAGCGGGAAAATAGGACATGTGGATATAAAGCAAATTATTATATCCAACGGCAAGACAGCGTGGACTTATCATCCAAATATGAAGATGGCGCGAAAAATTGATTTGGGAAAACTTGTTGCCGAAACAGGCGATGAAACAAAACAAAGAAACGGAGACCCTTCAAATCCGTTTCAAAGCTTAAAACGCAACAGCATAACTTATATTCGAACAGAAAAGATAGACGATAAAAATGTTTATTTATTTCAGGGCACTCCTGAAATCTCAGGTATAGAGGATTTGGCTTTAGTTCCCGAAAAAGTAGAAATAGGTATTTATGCCGACAACGGAATGATTAGCAAAATGGTTATGCTTGATAAAGAAGACAAAGAAATGATGTCTCAATACTATTCAAATATCCAATTGAATGTAAAGATACCTGACAGTGAATTTGAGTTTACACCTCCGGAAGGAATTCAAGTTATGGATATGACCGACCCTACTATCAAATCGATGAAAGAAACAGGAGAGGAAACTCCGGAGAAATAA
- the truB gene encoding tRNA pseudouridine(55) synthase TruB, translating into MKNHKLYTINHFRMLNGILLIDKPKGLTSYKVVEKVARNFHIKKAGHLGTLDPMATGLLPICINEATKIVQFFINKDKEYEGTLLLGTVTDTGDITGKTIKENKKFEVNQAQIRTAFKKFTGTYLQTPPMHSAIKQNGKKLYKLAHKGEEVERKKREITVYSLEINSFSKTKIKFTVACSKGTYIRSLVSDIGEELGCGATLADLRRTKVGNFSIKNAKPLEELLEPTFGKADKKGNIKDYLIDIKMGLTDLPELKIENDFLKDTFCGTPIYKKTISDRDFKLSKGLIVKVLSQDGQLVSVSKCIRDEKDIEKLAQNGIVFNHMRVFLNS; encoded by the coding sequence GTGAAAAACCATAAACTATACACCATAAACCATTTTAGAATGCTTAACGGAATTCTATTAATAGATAAACCCAAAGGTTTGACTTCATATAAAGTTGTTGAAAAGGTTGCTCGTAACTTCCATATAAAGAAAGCGGGGCATCTCGGCACTCTCGACCCTATGGCTACGGGACTTCTTCCAATCTGTATTAACGAAGCCACAAAAATCGTACAGTTTTTTATAAACAAAGATAAAGAATACGAAGGAACTCTGCTTTTAGGTACTGTTACCGATACGGGTGATATAACCGGGAAAACAATAAAAGAAAACAAAAAATTTGAAGTGAACCAAGCTCAAATAAGAACTGCATTTAAAAAATTTACAGGCACATATTTGCAAACACCGCCGATGCATTCAGCTATAAAACAAAACGGTAAGAAGCTCTATAAGCTCGCCCATAAAGGTGAAGAAGTCGAAAGAAAGAAGCGGGAAATTACCGTCTATTCACTGGAAATAAATTCTTTTAGCAAAACTAAAATAAAATTTACGGTTGCATGTTCAAAAGGTACATATATAAGAAGCCTAGTCAGTGATATAGGCGAAGAATTAGGTTGCGGCGCTACATTGGCAGATTTAAGAAGAACCAAAGTCGGTAATTTTTCCATAAAAAACGCAAAACCGCTTGAAGAGTTATTGGAACCTACCTTCGGCAAAGCCGATAAGAAGGGAAATATTAAAGATTATTTGATTGACATAAAAATGGGCTTAACGGACTTGCCTGAGCTTAAAATAGAAAACGATTTTCTAAAAGACACTTTTTGCGGAACTCCGATATACAAGAAAACTATCTCAGACAGAGATTTTAAACTAAGTAAAGGTCTTATAGTTAAAGTTTTGTCACAAGATGGTCAGCTTGTCTCAGTTTCCAAGTGTATCAGAGATGAAAAAGACATTGAAAAATTAGCGCAGAACGGAATAGTATTCAATCATATGCGAGTATTTTTAAATTCCTAA
- a CDS encoding right-handed parallel beta-helix repeat-containing protein: MNKKINRIIIILFFLAGIIGFASQAQAVNCGDTDSDGVTDTVCNCGDTVVGAVGYTYQLAGDLTCTGHGLIVGADGITIDGDGYTITGDDGASDYGIDNSGGYSNVTIQNFGTSADSGISNFFHGIYVNNSTDSIIQDNIVNSNTNHGIRLSSSVSCVLTNNTVNSNSRGISLTSSVSCVLVNNTTNFNNYGIILTSSESSTLIGNTANLNSYAGIFLSSSGSSILTSNTANSNAGYGIQLFSSASSALTENTMLMNINDFSDDQAINNTYQNNQFLHNSTNTVLSFVETSVPGIKNINDTISFIVTAKEPDGTDCVDCTVITTSPSELSLSYSDNGSGVVTGNFIPTRTGTYSLDIRVTDDNGNIAKRNYSFFVGAIDTQTTTYYFRGIKPTHGQPAGTDARSLLLTASINTEIWACSSWVLNSIDEIPDYPLAYLSSIDSYTWYKQTAASGAYIGAQRYVTYDPIVDVNSSVAAVADYTWINKNFTGLNWAIDYPWSWYWLSLKLRGIGGSPCWTTFPEGETDKSYADFTYQYTTTPAIKSISDENIMVLSATADPSDTCIISIVLEDSLTSDTSTMDIVLSSPVRIDISIDEWNTTALYYKQWEEEASEPGITATHTISGFAPNNYYSVTKDGALVGLYISDNLGKLTFTCLAGSVFSVVGLDTIFQTDRDDDDADYRCFLTTLFAKAMADEDRVLCKFREFRDSYLLTNPVGEGFVATYYKVSPHAALFIKEHPVLKKTVRSVLNPLIWMSEKSIK; the protein is encoded by the coding sequence ATGAATAAGAAGATAAATAGAATTATCATTATTTTGTTTTTTCTTGCGGGGATAATAGGATTCGCAAGCCAAGCTCAAGCGGTCAACTGCGGCGATACCGACAGCGACGGAGTAACTGATACCGTTTGCAACTGCGGAGACACGGTTGTAGGAGCGGTTGGTTATACTTACCAACTTGCAGGAGATTTAACCTGCACCGGACATGGTTTAATTGTTGGAGCCGACGGTATTACAATAGATGGTGACGGCTACACAATAACCGGCGACGACGGAGCCAGTGATTACGGTATTGATAACTCTGGTGGTTATAGCAATGTTACTATTCAAAACTTTGGCACAAGCGCTGATTCTGGAATTTCTAATTTTTTCCACGGAATTTATGTAAATAACTCAACCGATAGTATTATTCAAGACAACATTGTCAATTCAAACACCAACCATGGCATTCGTCTTTCTTCTTCCGTCTCCTGCGTTCTGACTAATAACACTGTCAATTCAAACAGCCGCGGCATTTCCCTTACTTCTTCCGTCTCCTGCGTTTTGGTCAACAACACTACCAATTTTAATAATTACGGCATTATCCTTACTTCTTCCGAATCTAGCACTCTGATTGGCAACACTGCCAATTTAAACAGTTACGCGGGCATCTTTCTTTCTTCTTCCGGCTCTAGCATCTTGACCAGCAATACCGCTAACTCAAACGCCGGCTACGGCATTCAACTTTTTTCTTCCGCTTCCAGCGCTCTGACCGAGAATACAATGTTAATGAATATAAATGATTTTTCTGATGACCAAGCCATCAATAATACCTACCAAAACAATCAATTCCTGCATAATAGCACCAACACTGTGCTTTCCTTTGTTGAAACAAGCGTTCCAGGAATTAAAAATATTAATGATACCATCAGCTTTATTGTTACTGCTAAAGAACCCGATGGCACGGATTGTGTCGACTGCACTGTCATTACCACTTCTCCTTCAGAATTATCGTTAAGCTACAGCGACAACGGGAGCGGGGTAGTGACCGGCAATTTTATCCCGACCAGAACAGGAACATATTCCTTAGACATCCGAGTAACCGATGATAACGGCAATATCGCCAAAAGAAACTATTCTTTTTTCGTGGGAGCTATTGATACTCAAACTACTACCTATTATTTCCGGGGTATAAAACCGACCCATGGCCAGCCAGCTGGAACAGACGCAAGAAGTCTACTTTTGACTGCGTCAATCAATACTGAGATATGGGCTTGTAGCTCTTGGGTTTTGAACTCTATAGATGAGATTCCTGATTATCCTCTTGCCTACCTTTCTTCAATAGATAGTTATACTTGGTATAAACAAACAGCGGCCAGCGGAGCCTATATCGGAGCTCAAAGATATGTTACTTATGATCCCATAGTTGATGTCAACAGTTCGGTGGCCGCGGTTGCTGATTACACTTGGATTAACAAAAACTTTACCGGCTTAAATTGGGCAATAGATTATCCTTGGAGTTGGTATTGGCTGTCTTTAAAATTGAGAGGAATTGGAGGTTCTCCTTGTTGGACCACTTTTCCCGAGGGAGAAACCGATAAATCCTACGCCGACTTCACCTATCAATACACCACTACCCCGGCAATCAAATCCATCTCCGACGAGAACATTATGGTTCTTTCGGCAACAGCCGACCCCAGCGATACCTGTATTATCAGCATTGTTTTAGAAGATTCTTTAACCTCAGATACTTCCACAATGGATATCGTTTTATCTTCTCCTGTTCGGATTGATATTTCCATTGACGAATGGAACACTACAGCTCTCTATTACAAACAATGGGAAGAAGAAGCAAGCGAACCTGGTATTACAGCAACACATACTATAAGCGGTTTTGCTCCAAACAACTATTATTCAGTAACAAAAGACGGCGCTTTAGTAGGTTTATACATATCAGACAACCTGGGCAAGCTAACTTTCACATGTTTAGCAGGCAGCGTCTTCTCTGTTGTAGGTCTGGATACTATTTTCCAAACAGATAGAGATGACGACGACGCTGATTACCGCTGTTTCCTAACAACCCTTTTTGCTAAAGCGATGGCGGATGAAGATAGAGTCTTATGTAAATTTAGAGAATTCAGAGACAGCTATCTGCTTACTAATCCTGTTGGTGAAGGTTTCGTAGCCACTTACTATAAAGTTTCTCCGCATGCGGCTCTATTTATAAAAGAGCATCCAGTATTAAAGAAAACAGTAAGAAGCGTATTAAATCCTTTAATCTGGATGAGTGAAAAAAGCATAAAATAG
- the rph gene encoding ribonuclease PH: MRADKRENNEIRKMKVELDYIRHAEGSCLIEMGNTRVVCTATFENRVPAFLKGTGGGWVTAEYGMLPRATGIRTYRDQTREGGRVKEIQRLIGRVLRTVTDLRAFGESTMKIDCDVIQADGGTRTVSIIGGFIVLVEAFKKLRTQRVIHSIPIKDYLAAVSIGIVEGEKLLDLAYSEDSKAEVDMNVCMTNNGKIVEIQGTAEKEPFSFTDLDGMLSLAKKGIAEIIEIEKEIVGIIV; the protein is encoded by the coding sequence ATGAGAGCTGATAAGAGGGAAAATAACGAAATACGGAAAATGAAGGTGGAACTTGATTACATAAGACATGCCGAGGGTTCCTGTTTAATAGAAATGGGAAATACTAGAGTAGTATGCACTGCCACATTTGAAAATAGAGTTCCTGCTTTTTTGAAAGGAACGGGCGGAGGTTGGGTTACGGCTGAATACGGAATGCTCCCCCGCGCAACAGGAATAAGAACTTATCGCGACCAAACAAGGGAAGGCGGGAGAGTAAAAGAAATCCAGCGGTTAATCGGAAGAGTTTTAAGAACAGTTACGGATTTGAGGGCTTTTGGAGAATCGACAATGAAAATTGACTGTGATGTTATACAGGCAGACGGCGGGACAAGAACTGTTTCGATAATAGGCGGATTTATCGTTTTGGTGGAAGCGTTTAAAAAATTAAGAACTCAACGAGTAATACATTCTATACCCATTAAAGATTATCTTGCTGCGGTGTCGATTGGAATTGTAGAGGGCGAAAAACTGCTTGACCTTGCATACAGCGAAGATTCCAAAGCGGAAGTGGATATGAATGTCTGCATGACAAACAACGGCAAGATAGTTGAAATTCAGGGAACAGCCGAAAAAGAACCTTTTTCTTTCACAGACCTTGATGGTATGCTTTCGTTAGCGAAAAAAGGAATAGCAGAAATAATTGAGATAGAGAAAGAGATAGTGGGAATAATTGTTTAA
- a CDS encoding type II toxin-antitoxin system HicA family toxin — protein MKFPVDAPKRKVIKALEILDFRIVREKEHISMLRENPDGSETPLTMPNHSKIKSSTLRTICTQSGITRDEFLDAYRKKAV, from the coding sequence ATGAAATTCCCCGTTGATGCTCCCAAACGCAAAGTAATAAAAGCGTTAGAAATTCTGGATTTTCGAATTGTAAGAGAAAAAGAGCACATTTCAATGTTACGGGAAAATCCTGACGGAAGTGAAACGCCTTTGACTATGCCGAACCACTCCAAAATAAAATCTTCTACATTAAGAACAATTTGCACCCAATCCGGAATTACAAGAGACGAGTTTCTGGATGCTTATAGGAAAAAAGCAGTTTGA
- a CDS encoding type II toxin-antitoxin system HicB family antitoxin produces MRQVKIVVEKHPDGYIAYPLGLKGVVVGEGDTYEEALTDVKSAIRFHVETFGKEVMRIEPPILEAFVAETGVNV; encoded by the coding sequence ATGAGACAAGTTAAAATCGTTGTAGAAAAACATCCTGATGGTTATATAGCTTATCCATTGGGACTTAAAGGTGTCGTAGTCGGAGAGGGGGACACCTACGAAGAAGCGCTTACCGATGTGAAATCCGCAATTCGTTTTCATGTTGAGACCTTTGGGAAAGAAGTGATGAGAATAGAACCTCCAATCCTTGAAGCCTTCGTCGCCGAAACTGGAGTAAATGTCTAA
- a CDS encoding Fe-S-containing hydro-lyase — MVKKTLNTPLTANKVACLKAGDVVLVTGIIYTARDAAHKKIVESIKKRKNLPFDLKSQIIYYTGPTPAPTCPPKPGRRREAMPIGSCGPTTSSRMDSYTVPLLEKELKGMIGKGKRSEEVIKAIKEHKAVYFLAVGGAAALLATKIKKSKIIAYPELGTEAIRELEIKDFPVIVAIDSKGRSIFNRAQ; from the coding sequence ATGGTTAAGAAAACATTAAATACTCCTCTAACTGCAAATAAAGTTGCTTGTCTAAAGGCTGGTGATGTAGTATTAGTCACCGGCATTATCTATACTGCACGGGATGCGGCGCATAAAAAAATAGTTGAATCTATTAAGAAAAGAAAAAATTTACCTTTTGATTTAAAAAGTCAGATTATTTATTATACTGGTCCAACTCCTGCGCCCACTTGCCCGCCAAAGCCTGGGCGACGGCGGGAGGCAATGCCGATTGGTTCCTGTGGGCCTACTACAAGTTCGCGAATGGATTCTTATACTGTCCCGCTTTTGGAAAAAGAGCTAAAAGGAATGATTGGCAAAGGAAAAAGAAGCGAAGAAGTGATAAAAGCGATAAAAGAACATAAAGCGGTTTATTTTCTCGCAGTGGGCGGAGCAGCTGCATTACTTGCCACAAAAATAAAAAAATCAAAAATAATAGCATACCCGGAACTTGGCACCGAAGCTATACGTGAATTAGAAATAAAAGATTTTCCTGTGATTGTTGCAATAGATTCTAAGGGGAGGAGTATATTCAATAGGGCTCAATAA
- a CDS encoding fumarate hydratase, producing MREVSAKVFTAVIAKLIKEANYELPLQVKKAIIQSSYKETSKLGKYIFKQMLENINIAPKKKMPLCQDTGIQEIFVSIGRNILVKGNIEEAINKGVSIATKEGKLRASIVKSPLFERINTKDNTPAVIHYKFISGERIKITVMPKGFGSENTGAVKMLTPSQGIEGVKNFVLEVIKETGSNACPPLFVGIGVGGSMSNVTLLAKEALLCPLNTSNPDKKIAKLEKELLKKINKLGIGPQGVGGKVTALNVSIKDFPTHIGGLPVCVNLSCYLLRYKSAII from the coding sequence ATGAGAGAAGTATCCGCTAAAGTATTTACCGCCGTTATTGCTAAACTCATAAAAGAAGCTAATTACGAATTACCTCTGCAAGTAAAGAAGGCAATCATTCAATCATCTTACAAAGAAACTTCTAAGCTGGGAAAATATATTTTCAAGCAGATGCTTGAGAATATAAATATAGCCCCAAAAAAGAAAATGCCTTTATGCCAAGACACTGGTATACAGGAAATCTTTGTGTCTATAGGAAGAAATATTTTGGTGAAAGGGAATATAGAAGAGGCTATAAATAAAGGCGTTAGTATAGCGACAAAGGAAGGAAAATTAAGAGCGTCAATTGTAAAATCTCCTCTTTTTGAAAGAATTAATACCAAAGATAACACCCCTGCAGTGATTCATTATAAATTTATATCGGGCGAGAGAATAAAAATAACCGTAATGCCCAAAGGATTTGGCTCTGAAAATACTGGCGCGGTTAAAATGCTTACGCCTTCGCAGGGAATAGAAGGTGTTAAAAATTTTGTCTTAGAGGTTATAAAAGAAACCGGATCAAATGCATGCCCTCCTCTTTTTGTGGGAATAGGAGTGGGAGGAAGTATGAGTAATGTCACGCTTTTGGCAAAAGAGGCACTTCTTTGTCCACTTAACACATCAAATCCTGACAAGAAAATCGCAAAACTCGAAAAAGAACTTCTTAAGAAAATAAATAAATTGGGAATAGGACCTCAAGGAGTTGGCGGAAAAGTGACCGCTTTAAATGTGAGTATCAAAGATTTTCCTACACATATAGGTGGATTGCCGGTGTGTGTAAATTTGTCGTGTTATTTATTGAGATATAAAAGCGCGATAATATAA
- a CDS encoding 2-isopropylmalate synthase, protein MEKIYIFESTLREGEQAAGCGFNPKNKLEIAQQLERLGVDVIEAGFPVSSPGELEAVKLVASKIKKCVVAGLARSLKKDIDACWEAIKKAKKPRIHVFLATSNIHMKYKFGKAREEILKMAVEGVKYAKKYTNDIEFSPEDATRTDLGFLCEIVESVINAGATVVNIPDTVGYALPMEMYRIIKHVKENVSNIDKAIISVHCHNDLGLASANSIAAVEAGATQVECTINGIGERAGNASLEEVVMAIQTRKTLLQKFTQVNTKEICKTSRLISHLTGIYVQPNKAVVGSNAFAHSAGIHIDGILKNRRTYEIMKPEDVGAQGHKIVLTARSGRHALKDKLQKLGYKLKDKDFQKTYEKFLNLADKKREIFDEDLMTLVEGQIFKIPETYSLQYVNVVTGNKTIPTATVEIKQKSKITEEASCGDGPVDAVYKAVDRITKIKTKLLDYSIKSVTSGKEALGEVTVKIKVNGKEFLGKGASTDIIEASARAYLEAINRACQPRK, encoded by the coding sequence ATGGAAAAGATATATATATTCGAATCGACTTTAAGAGAAGGCGAGCAGGCCGCAGGTTGCGGATTCAATCCCAAGAATAAATTAGAAATTGCCCAACAGTTGGAAAGATTGGGGGTTGATGTTATTGAAGCGGGATTTCCTGTGAGCTCTCCCGGAGAACTTGAGGCTGTAAAATTGGTCGCATCTAAGATTAAGAAATGCGTTGTTGCCGGTCTTGCACGTTCCTTAAAAAAAGATATTGACGCATGCTGGGAAGCAATAAAAAAAGCTAAAAAACCAAGGATACATGTGTTTTTAGCGACTTCCAATATACACATGAAATATAAATTTGGTAAGGCGCGCGAAGAAATCTTAAAGATGGCGGTTGAGGGGGTAAAATATGCCAAGAAATATACCAATGATATAGAATTTTCTCCTGAAGATGCTACAAGAACAGACCTTGGTTTTTTATGCGAGATTGTAGAATCTGTAATTAATGCGGGCGCAACGGTTGTCAATATACCTGATACGGTGGGCTATGCATTACCTATGGAAATGTACAGAATTATAAAACACGTAAAAGAGAATGTTTCTAATATAGACAAAGCTATAATCTCAGTCCATTGCCATAATGATTTAGGACTTGCATCTGCTAACTCTATTGCCGCAGTTGAAGCAGGCGCAACTCAAGTCGAATGCACGATAAACGGAATTGGCGAAAGAGCGGGAAATGCATCCTTGGAAGAGGTAGTTATGGCGATTCAGACAAGAAAAACTCTTTTACAAAAATTCACTCAAGTAAATACAAAAGAAATTTGCAAGACATCGCGTCTTATATCTCATTTAACCGGGATTTATGTCCAACCCAACAAAGCTGTTGTTGGCAGTAACGCTTTTGCTCATTCCGCAGGTATTCACATTGATGGAATTCTAAAAAACAGACGCACCTATGAAATAATGAAACCGGAAGATGTCGGAGCCCAAGGTCATAAGATAGTGTTGACTGCTCGCTCGGGAAGACATGCCTTAAAAGATAAATTGCAGAAGTTGGGATATAAATTAAAAGATAAAGATTTCCAGAAAACATACGAAAAATTCTTAAACTTGGCAGATAAAAAAAGAGAAATCTTTGACGAAGATTTGATGACACTTGTGGAAGGTCAAATTTTCAAGATTCCCGAAACCTATTCTTTGCAGTATGTAAATGTGGTAACCGGCAATAAAACTATTCCAACTGCCACGGTTGAAATAAAGCAAAAAAGTAAAATAACCGAAGAGGCGTCATGCGGTGATGGTCCTGTTGATGCTGTTTATAAAGCTGTAGACAGAATTACGAAAATTAAGACGAAGCTTTTAGATTATTCAATAAAATCGGTTACTAGCGGCAAAGAGGCTTTAGGCGAAGTTACCGTAAAGATTAAGGTAAACGGGAAAGAATTTTTAGGGAAAGGCGCATCTACAGACATTATAGAAGCATCTGCTAGAGCATATTTGGAAGCTATCAATCGAGCATGTCAACCCCGTAAATAA
- a CDS encoding TldD/PmbA family protein, protein MKDKNIEKWALKACELLKKKPIDQAEVAIFGGDDIEVEFEKNKISSSAMHSNRTISIVAFAKGGRGRYSTTIYNEEDIEKAVDIVSSITLNAHHDPDFKSLPYFSKYLGIENLFDEKVVSLEKSKLFVWAANAIKEALGIEPNIIISGEVTLSSGEGFLANTNGVEATDKTTNIAMSLFGVLHSGGEVGSAYDFDEARMLKDFTPLGLGEKIANDARNQLGPRKCKGGRLPVVLGPLTSASLFGTLASACNAEGVQRKRSFLCDMKNKQIASKILTITDDPLIAGGIHSGSFDGEGTAHKKILLIEKGILKTYLHNSYTAGKSGEENTGHATFTGGILPTNLIPKLGSRTAKEIISEIKEGIYIDSTSIQPDSASGDFSQPIDFGFKIENGKITYPLKETMVGGNFVELLKNIEEISSDYRAEPGSIMPTIKVKEMQVIG, encoded by the coding sequence ATGAAAGATAAAAATATAGAAAAATGGGCTTTGAAAGCTTGTGAACTTCTTAAGAAAAAACCTATTGACCAGGCAGAGGTCGCTATCTTTGGCGGCGATGATATTGAAGTGGAGTTCGAAAAAAATAAAATATCTTCTTCTGCAATGCATTCTAATCGGACTATTTCCATAGTGGCTTTTGCCAAAGGGGGTAGGGGCAGATATTCCACTACTATTTATAACGAAGAAGATATTGAAAAAGCGGTGGACATTGTTTCTTCTATAACGCTTAACGCTCATCATGACCCCGACTTTAAATCGCTTCCTTATTTTTCTAAATATCTTGGGATAGAAAACCTGTTTGATGAAAAGGTTGTTTCTCTCGAAAAGAGCAAACTCTTTGTTTGGGCGGCTAACGCGATTAAAGAAGCGCTTGGCATAGAACCAAATATAATTATTTCAGGAGAAGTGACATTGAGTTCAGGAGAAGGGTTTCTTGCAAATACTAATGGCGTAGAAGCAACTGATAAAACCACTAATATTGCCATGAGTTTATTCGGTGTGCTTCATTCTGGTGGGGAAGTAGGCAGCGCTTATGACTTTGATGAAGCAAGAATGTTAAAGGATTTTACTCCTTTGGGATTAGGGGAAAAAATTGCGAATGATGCCAGAAATCAACTTGGTCCAAGAAAGTGTAAAGGTGGTAGGCTTCCCGTAGTTTTGGGACCGTTAACTTCCGCTTCTTTATTCGGCACACTTGCTTCTGCGTGTAATGCGGAAGGGGTCCAAAGAAAGCGTTCTTTTTTATGCGATATGAAAAACAAACAAATAGCTTCTAAAATTTTAACTATAACCGATGACCCGTTGATTGCAGGCGGTATTCACTCCGGTTCTTTTGACGGCGAAGGAACAGCTCATAAGAAAATTTTACTCATAGAGAAGGGAATATTGAAAACATATTTGCATAATTCTTATACTGCTGGCAAAAGTGGCGAGGAAAATACAGGACATGCGACTTTCACGGGAGGAATCTTGCCTACTAACCTTATTCCTAAATTAGGTAGTCGAACCGCAAAAGAAATTATAAGCGAAATAAAAGAAGGTATATACATAGATAGCACATCAATTCAGCCTGATTCAGCATCCGGAGATTTTTCCCAGCCAATCGATTTTGGATTCAAGATAGAGAACGGGAAAATTACCTATCCTTTAAAAGAAACAATGGTCGGGGGCAATTTTGTAGAACTTTTAAAAAACATTGAAGAAATATCGTCTGATTATAGAGCAGAGCCTGGTAGTATAATGCCTACAATAAAAGTGAAAGAAATGCAGGTTATCGGGTGA